The Tolypothrix sp. PCC 7712 region AGAAGGGGTTAGGGGATGAGGGCGTGGGGTATTTGTACAACGCCCGCCCTATATCGCTTTTAGCTTAAGTTGACACCAATGAGCCATTACTCATTACTCATTACTCATTACTCATTACTCATTACTCATTACTCATTACTCATTACTCATTACTCATTACTCATTACTCATTACTCATTACTCATTACCCATGCCCCATGCCCCATGCCCCATCCCAATTAATTACTTCTTATCGGCGCATTCAAGACTTTCTCAATGCGATCG contains the following coding sequences:
- a CDS encoding alpha/beta hydrolase; the encoded protein is MSHYSLLITHYSLLITHYSLLITHYSLLITHYSLLITHAPCPMPHPN